A single Panthera tigris isolate Pti1 chromosome A3, P.tigris_Pti1_mat1.1, whole genome shotgun sequence DNA region contains:
- the SFTPB gene encoding pulmonary surfactant-associated protein B isoform X2, translated as MAKSHLLPWLLLLSTLCGPGAADRTASSLTCARGPEFWCQSLEQALQCRALGHCLQEVWGYVRADDLCQECEDIVRILTKMTKEAILQDSIRKFLERECDVLPLKLLVPQCHHMLDTYFPVVIDYFQNQINPKVICKYLGLCRPERPEPGQEPELSDPLLDKLTLPVLPRALQARPGPHTQDLMEQRFPIPLPFCWLCRMLIKRIQAMIPKCLAERYTVLLLDALLGRVLPQLVCGLVLRCSNEDGAGPVLTALESLPGEWLPEESTCHLCMFVTSQAGNSSGPAMLQAIHQACLSSWPDRQKCEQFVEQHMPQLQTLVSRGGDAHTTCQVLGACGTTSSPLQCIHIPHF; from the exons ATGGCCAAGTCACACCTGCTGCCGTGGCTGCTGCTGCTCTCCACACTCTGTGGCCCAGGCGCTG CTGACCGGACCGCCTCATCTCTGACTTGTGCCCGGGGCCCTGAGTTCTGGTGCCAAAGCCTGGAGCAAGCCTTGCAGTGTAGAGCGCTGGGCCACTGCCTACAGGAAGTCTGGGGTTACGTAAGAGCT GATGACCTGTGCCAGGAATGCGAGGACATCGTCCGCATCCTCACCAAGATGACCAAGGAGGCCATTTTACAG gACTCGATACGGAAATTCTTGGAGCGTGAGTGTGACGTTCTCCCCTTGAAGCTGCTCGTGCCCCAGTGCCATCACATGCTCGACACCTACTTCCCAGTGGTCATCGACTATTTCCAGAACCAGATT AACCCAAAGGTCATCTGCAAGTACCTGGGCCTGTGCAGACCTGAGCGTCCAGAGCCAGGGCAAGAGCCGGAGCTGTCAGACCCCCTGCTGGACAAGCTGACCCTCCCCGTGCTGCCCAGAGCCCTCCAGGCGAGGCCTGGGCCTCATACACAG GACCTCATGGAGCAGCGgttccccatccccctccccttctgctgGCTCTGCAGGATGCTGATCAAGCGAATCCAAGCCATGATTCCCAAG TGCCTGGCCGAGCGCTACACCGTCCTCCTGCTGGACGCACTGCTGGGCCGCGTGCTGCCCCAGCTGGTCTGTGGCCTCGTCCTCCGCTGCTCCAACGAGGACGGTGCTGGCCCAG TCCTCACAGCTCTGGAGTCCCTGCCCGGAGAATGGCTACCTGAAGAGTCCACGTGCCACCTCTGCATGTTTGTAACCAGCCAGGCAGGGAACAGCAGTGGGCCGGCCATGCTGCAGGCAATACACCAGGCCTGCCTCAGCTCCTGGCCGGACAGGCAAAAG TGTGAACAATTTGTGGAGCAGCACATGCCCCAGCTGCAGACCCTAGTGTCCAGGGGTGGGGATGCCCACACCACCTGCCAG GTCCTGGGGGCGTGTGGGACCACGTCCAGTCCTCTCCAGTGCATCCACATTCCTCACTTCTGA
- the SFTPB gene encoding pulmonary surfactant-associated protein B isoform X1: MAKSHLLPWLLLLSTLCGPGAADRTASSLTCARGPEFWCQSLEQALQCRALGHCLQEVWGYVRADDLCQECEDIVRILTKMTKEAILQDSIRKFLERECDVLPLKLLVPQCHHMLDTYFPVVIDYFQNQINPKVICKYLGLCRPERPEPGQEPELSDPLLDKLTLPVLPRALQARPGPHTQDLMEQRFPIPLPFCWLCRMLIKRIQAMIPKGVLAMTVGQVCHIVPLVVGGICQCLAERYTVLLLDALLGRVLPQLVCGLVLRCSNEDGAGPVLTALESLPGEWLPEESTCHLCMFVTSQAGNSSGPAMLQAIHQACLSSWPDRQKCEQFVEQHMPQLQTLVSRGGDAHTTCQVLGACGTTSSPLQCIHIPHF; encoded by the exons ATGGCCAAGTCACACCTGCTGCCGTGGCTGCTGCTGCTCTCCACACTCTGTGGCCCAGGCGCTG CTGACCGGACCGCCTCATCTCTGACTTGTGCCCGGGGCCCTGAGTTCTGGTGCCAAAGCCTGGAGCAAGCCTTGCAGTGTAGAGCGCTGGGCCACTGCCTACAGGAAGTCTGGGGTTACGTAAGAGCT GATGACCTGTGCCAGGAATGCGAGGACATCGTCCGCATCCTCACCAAGATGACCAAGGAGGCCATTTTACAG gACTCGATACGGAAATTCTTGGAGCGTGAGTGTGACGTTCTCCCCTTGAAGCTGCTCGTGCCCCAGTGCCATCACATGCTCGACACCTACTTCCCAGTGGTCATCGACTATTTCCAGAACCAGATT AACCCAAAGGTCATCTGCAAGTACCTGGGCCTGTGCAGACCTGAGCGTCCAGAGCCAGGGCAAGAGCCGGAGCTGTCAGACCCCCTGCTGGACAAGCTGACCCTCCCCGTGCTGCCCAGAGCCCTCCAGGCGAGGCCTGGGCCTCATACACAG GACCTCATGGAGCAGCGgttccccatccccctccccttctgctgGCTCTGCAGGATGCTGATCAAGCGAATCCAAGCCATGATTCCCAAG ggtgtGCTGGCCATGACCGTGGGCCAGGTGTGTCACATTGTACCCCTGGTGGTGGGGGGCATCTGCCAGTGCCTGGCCGAGCGCTACACCGTCCTCCTGCTGGACGCACTGCTGGGCCGCGTGCTGCCCCAGCTGGTCTGTGGCCTCGTCCTCCGCTGCTCCAACGAGGACGGTGCTGGCCCAG TCCTCACAGCTCTGGAGTCCCTGCCCGGAGAATGGCTACCTGAAGAGTCCACGTGCCACCTCTGCATGTTTGTAACCAGCCAGGCAGGGAACAGCAGTGGGCCGGCCATGCTGCAGGCAATACACCAGGCCTGCCTCAGCTCCTGGCCGGACAGGCAAAAG TGTGAACAATTTGTGGAGCAGCACATGCCCCAGCTGCAGACCCTAGTGTCCAGGGGTGGGGATGCCCACACCACCTGCCAG GTCCTGGGGGCGTGTGGGACCACGTCCAGTCCTCTCCAGTGCATCCACATTCCTCACTTCTGA
- the LOC122237369 gene encoding antimicrobial peptide NK-lysin-like, which produces MTSWALLLLASVLLATPGLTFSGLNPEDNDLMTADLGQEKQFLESLVLESPQGDQLAIKCKICKVTIQALRKALGNDITRWDGS; this is translated from the exons ATGACCTCCTGGGCCCTCCTGCTCCTTGCCTCAGTGCTCCTGGCCACCCCGG GGCTGACCTTTTCTGGTTTGAACCCTGAGGACAATGACTTGATGACCGCTGACTTGGGTCAGGAAAAGCAGTTCTTAGAGAGCTTGGTCCTGGAGTCCCCCCAG GGTGACCAGCTGGCTATCAAATGCAAGATTTGTAAGGTGACAATCCAAGCTCTGAGAAAAGCCTTGGGAAATGATATCACACGG tgGGATGGATCATAA